From Salvia splendens isolate huo1 chromosome 3, SspV2, whole genome shotgun sequence, a single genomic window includes:
- the LOC121793915 gene encoding MLO-like protein 4 yields the protein MVFVCLFAERSIYRFGKWLKKTKRKALSASLDKIKEELMLLGLISLLLGQWARWISQICVNSSLFNSKFFTCSEGDYSDEKMGMLATEDIPPQGVGYIPSHVCGLEREPFVSAEGLEQLHRFLFVLGIAHVLYSCIAVALAMSKIYSWRKWEFNAGVVAEAQARGD from the exons ATGGTTTTCGTTTGTTTGTTTGCAGAGAGATCCATTTACAGATTTGGAAAG TGGTTGAAGAAGACGAAGAGGAAAGCCCTCTCTGCTTCCTTGGACAAAATCAAGGAAG AGCTTATGCTGCTTGGACTGATCTCGCTATTGCTGGGGCAATGGGCGAGGTGGATTTCCCAAATCTGCGTCAACTCATCTCTCTTCAACAGCAAGTTCTTCACCTGCTCCGAGGGAGACTACAGCGACGAGAAGATGGGAATGCTAGCGACGGAGGACATTCCTCCACAAGGAGTCGGTTACATCCCCTCTCATGTCTGCGGCTTG GAGCGCGAGCCGTTCGTCTCTGCGGAGGGGCTAGAGCAGCTTCACCGATTTCTGTTTGTTTTGGGCATCGCTCATGTCCTCTACAGTTGCATCGCCGTCGCCCTAGCCATGAGCAAA ATATACAGCTGGAGGAAATGGGAATTTAACGCCGGAGTGGTGGCAGAGGCGCAGGCGAGAGGTGATTAA
- the LOC121797218 gene encoding uncharacterized protein LOC121797218, giving the protein MKRSSYYNAVPQVPDQWPIKKALTLSDIDITHPFLTLSRQQVETNIVVYMTPQDQEILRAEGQVGFNAQDDDNGDMYVMRLKWRGSYYNLIGKWGKVVRGKGLDVGKEIRLRWFNGCLHFSVPQQQIVPVPPPVRLVAAPPMVQDHWPIRKILTSSDVDTTHPFLPLPRKLVEEHILAQWTPQEREKLRKEEQVPINVQDYDTGEIYGLKLRWRGNYYNLVAKWANVIRHKGLGVGQEIRLRWVNNCLYFSVPEERYVTATSGPDNWPIKKTLTLSDVDTNHPFLTLPGKAVEDHILFYWTHQSREQLRNEHQVGINARDYDTGDVYVMKLKWRGSYYNLIGKWGKLIREKRLQVGREIRVRWDNGFLVFSVPEL; this is encoded by the coding sequence ATGAAGAGGTCGTCATACTATAATGCGGTTCCTCAGGTGCCAGATCAGTGGCCAATCAAAAAAGCACTCACCCTCTCTGATATTGATATCACCCATCCTTTCCTAACGCTGTCTCGGCAACAAGTTGAAACTAACATCGTAGTGTACATGACACCTCAAGATCAGGAAATCTTAAGAGCTGAAGGACAAGTGGGTTTTAATGCTCAAGATGATGATAATGGCGATATGTATGTGATGAGATTGAAGTGGCGTGGGAGCTATTATAATCTCATTGGGAAATGGGGAAAAGTTGTCCGTGGAAAGGGACTTGATGTTGGGAAGGAAATTAGACTACGGTGGTTTAATGGCTGCTTACATTTCTCGGTGCCACAACAGCAGATTGTTCCAGTTCCACCACCAGTCCGCTTGGTTGCAGCACCACCTATGGTGCAGGACCATTGGCCTATTAGAAAGATCTTGACATCATCAGATGTTGATACCACTCATCCTTTCCTTCCATTGCCTCGTAAGTTGGTTGAAGAGCATATTCTTGCACAGTGGACGCCACAAGAAAGGGAGAAATTGAGGAAAGAAGAGCAGGTGCCTATTAATGTTCAAGACTATGATACAGGTGAAATTTATGGGTTGAAATTAAGGTGGCGTGGAAATTACTATAACCTAGTTGCAAAGTGGGCTAATGTTATTAGACATAAAGGACTTGGCGTTGGGCAAGAAATCAGATTACGCTGGGTTAATAATTGCTTATACTTCTCTGTTCCAGAGGAGCGTTATGTCACTGCAACATCGGGTCCTGATAATTGGCCTATTAAGAAAACTCTCACATTGTCCGATGTGGATACAAATCATCCTTTCCTTACTTTGCCAGGCAAAGCAGTAGAAGATCACATCCTCTTCTACTGGACACACCAATCTCGGGAGCAATTAAGGAATGAACATCAAGTTGGCATCAATGCTCGAGATTATGATACAGGTGATGTGTATGTGATGAAGTTGAAGTGGCGTGGAAGTTATTACAACCTGATTGGTAAATGGGGTAAACTCATAAGAGAGAAAAGGCTGCAAGTTGGGAGGGAGATCAGAGTACGATGGGACAACGGTTTCTTGGTATTCTCAGTTCCTGAGCTATAG
- the LOC121793577 gene encoding magnesium transporter MRS2-4-like, whose amino-acid sequence MAKLTFRRKKKSLPPTLPPPPPPSIEASSSTSKASAKKKPVGSRLWMRMDRLAQSELIDCDKTVIIKRVSIPAMDLRILGPIFSHFSSILDREKAMIVSLEFIRAIITAEEVLLLDPLQQGVLPFVDQLRQKLPQKVSQDKEMQSATVGEWLTAPETADGLQEELPFEFQVLEIALEVVCTYLDSSVTELERDAYPALDELAISVSTKNLERVRSLKSNLTRLLARVQKVKKLHTKYICTHTKVLIFWLDI is encoded by the exons ATGGCCAAGCTTACGTTCCGGCGGAAGAAGAAGTCCTTACCTCCCACgctgcctcctcctcctcctccgtcgATCGAGGCGTCTTCCTCTACAAGCAAAGCGTCCGCGAAGAAGAAGCCGGTTGGCTCTCGCCTCTGGATGCGGATGGATCGCCTTGCCCAGTCCGAACTCATCGACTGCGATAAGACCGTCATCATCAAGCGCGTCTCCATTCCCGCTATGGATTTGAGGATTCTCGGCCCTATTTTCTCTCATTTCTCCAGCATTCTTG ATAGGGAAAAAGCCATGATTGTAAGTTTGGAATTTATAAGAGCAATAATTACAGCGGAAGAAGTGTTGTTACTTGATCCTCTTCAACAGGGGGTTCTGCCCTTCGTGGATCAGCTGAGACAGAAGTTGCCTCAGAAAGTCTCTCAAGATAAGGAAATGCAATCTGCCACTGTTGGAGAATGGTTAACTGCTCCAGAGACTGCTGATGGCTTGCAAGAGGAACTTCCTTTTGAGTTCCAGGTCCTCGAAATAGCATTAGAGGTTGTATGCACATATTTAGACTCCAGTGTTACTGAACTTGAGAGGGATGCTTACCCTGCTTTAGATGAACTGGCCATAAGTGTTAGCACCAAGAACCTGGAGCGTGTACGGAGTTTGAAAAGTAATCTCACTCGTTTGCTTGCACGGGTACAAAAGGTAAAGAAATTACATACTAAGTATATCTGTACGCATACAAAGGTACTTATTTTTTGGTTAGACATATAA
- the LOC121793578 gene encoding magnesium transporter MRS2-4-like: MAQLYLTRKWIQNHQAESFDPASNSIVPVAPHLRRLNSARSGSLVSNYLNDQDVEDLEMLLEAYFMQLDGTRNKILSVREYIDDTESYVNLQLDNQRHELIQLQLVLASGTFAIAVETGVAGVFGMNIPCTLCVCSYFSLFWDTPDGRNSLDHNWKSIQPHPQ, from the exons ATGGCTCAACTGTACCTAACTCGGAAGTGGATACAAAATCACCAAGCTGAATCCTTTGATCCTGCATCCAACAGCATTGTTCCTGTTGCTCCTCATCTCCGTCGGCTCAACTCTGCCAGAAGTGGTAGTCTTGTGAGCAATTATCTAAATGACCAGGATGTAGAGGACCTAGAAATGTTGCTAGAAGCCTACTTCATGCAATTGGATGGCACCCGTAATAAAATTCTATCT GTACGAGAATATATTGATGATACAGAATCTTATGTGAATTTACAACTTGACAATCAAAGACACGAACTCATTCAGCTGCAGTTGGTATTGGCGAGTGGTACATTCGCCATTGCAGTGGAAACTGGTGTAGCTGGGGTGTTTGGAATGAATATTCCATGCACGCTGTGTGTGTGCTCCTATTTTTCCTTGTTCTGGGATACGCCCGATGGAAGAAACTCATTGGATCATAACTGGAAGAGTATACAACCCCATCCACAATAA
- the LOC121795330 gene encoding uncharacterized protein At4g06598-like isoform X1, with translation MENSKGSSTVRNMMYNGKNPLLPPKSPFPSISPSYAEYIPTSVIGSKALPKPRDGSPHHQRTSSESFLIEEQPSWLDELLDEPETPVRKGGHRRSSSDSFAYIDTANAGSMNYGAQDDIKFKNMIPFPSWGSQDFDFHRDMRQSSFYLDPTLSGRTKSKPWDAPVNSIAPPRGLPSRDVATIQNAGSVNSSLDVDRNPTSSAQKSDVESFSQDPKGSFEKKDTHVKNLASDTDTKRAKQQFAQRSRVRKLQYIAELERHVQSLQLQAEGSEISAELEFLNQQNLILSMENKSMKQRLDSLSQEQLIKYFEHEVLEREAGRLRGLYQQQQKPPQPQQQISSSHRRAKSRDLDQQLANLSLKLKETSSGQDSLSGQLHM, from the exons ATGGAAAACTCCAAGGGATCATCTACTGTTAGAAACATGATGTACAATGGGAAGAATCCGTTATTGCCTCCTAAAAGTCCATTTCCTAGCATATCTCCATCATATGCAGAATATATTCCTACTTCAGTGATTGGTTCGAAAGCTCTTCCAAAACCCAGAGACGGAAGTCCACATCATCAGCGTACTTCTTCTGAAAGTTTTTTGATAGAGGAACAACCGTCTTGGCTAGATGAACTCCTTGATGAACCTGAAACGCCTGTGCGTAAAGGAGGTCATCGTCGCTCGTCGAGTGATTCTTTTGCATATATTGATACAGCTAATGCTGGAAGCATGAACTATGGAGCTCAAGATGATATCAAGTTCAAGAATATGATTCCATTCCCTTCATGGGGATCTCAAGACTTTGATTTTCATAGGGATATGCGGCAAAGTTCTTTTTATTTGGATCCAACCCTTTCTGGCAGAACAAAGAGCAAGCCATGGGATGCACCTGTAAATTCGATTGCACCTCCTCGTGGCCTTCCTTCTAGGGATGTTGCCACCATCCAGAATGCTGGATCAGTGAACTCCTCACTGGATGTTGATAGAAATCCAACTTCTTCTGCTCAAAAGTCAGATGTTGAATCTTTTTCTCAAGATCCAAAAGGCTCCTTTGAGAAAAAAGACACTCACGTGAAGAATCTGGCATCAGATACAGATACAAAACGAGCCAAGCA GCAATTTGCTCAACGTTCACGCGTCCGAAAGCTTCAATACATAGCTGAACTCGAAAGACACGTTCAATCTCTACAG TTGCAGGCAGAAGGCTCTGAAATTTCTGCTGAGCTTGAATTTCTCAACCAGCAAAACCTTATTCTCAGCATGGAAAATAAATCCATGAAGCAACGTTTGGACAGTTTATCTCAGGAGCAGCTAATCAAATATT TCGAACATGAGGTATTGGAGAGAGAAGCAGGAAGACTGCGAGGCCTATATCAGCAGCAGCAGAAACCGCCACAACCACAGCAGCAGATATCTTCTAGCCATCGACGTGCCAAGAGTAGAGACCTCGATCAACAGTTAGCTAATCTTTCCCTGAAACTCAAGGAAACAAGTTCTGGTCAGGATTCTCTCTCTGGCCAGCTTCATATGTAG
- the LOC121795330 gene encoding uncharacterized protein At4g06598-like isoform X2 gives MENSKGSSTVRNMMYNGKNPLLPPKSPFPSISPSYAEYIPTSVIGSKALPKPRDGSPHHQRTSSESFLIEEQPSWLDELLDEPETPVRKGGHRRSSSDSFAYIDTANAGSMNYGAQDDIKFKNMIPFPSWGSQDFDFHRDMRQSSFYLDPTLSGRTKSKPWDAPVNSIAPPRGLPSRDVATIQNAGSVNSSLDVDRNPTSSAQKSDVESFSQDPKGSFEKKDTHVKNLASDTDTKRAKQQFAQRSRVRKLQYIAELERHVQSLQAEGSEISAELEFLNQQNLILSMENKSMKQRLDSLSQEQLIKYFEHEVLEREAGRLRGLYQQQQKPPQPQQQISSSHRRAKSRDLDQQLANLSLKLKETSSGQDSLSGQLHM, from the exons ATGGAAAACTCCAAGGGATCATCTACTGTTAGAAACATGATGTACAATGGGAAGAATCCGTTATTGCCTCCTAAAAGTCCATTTCCTAGCATATCTCCATCATATGCAGAATATATTCCTACTTCAGTGATTGGTTCGAAAGCTCTTCCAAAACCCAGAGACGGAAGTCCACATCATCAGCGTACTTCTTCTGAAAGTTTTTTGATAGAGGAACAACCGTCTTGGCTAGATGAACTCCTTGATGAACCTGAAACGCCTGTGCGTAAAGGAGGTCATCGTCGCTCGTCGAGTGATTCTTTTGCATATATTGATACAGCTAATGCTGGAAGCATGAACTATGGAGCTCAAGATGATATCAAGTTCAAGAATATGATTCCATTCCCTTCATGGGGATCTCAAGACTTTGATTTTCATAGGGATATGCGGCAAAGTTCTTTTTATTTGGATCCAACCCTTTCTGGCAGAACAAAGAGCAAGCCATGGGATGCACCTGTAAATTCGATTGCACCTCCTCGTGGCCTTCCTTCTAGGGATGTTGCCACCATCCAGAATGCTGGATCAGTGAACTCCTCACTGGATGTTGATAGAAATCCAACTTCTTCTGCTCAAAAGTCAGATGTTGAATCTTTTTCTCAAGATCCAAAAGGCTCCTTTGAGAAAAAAGACACTCACGTGAAGAATCTGGCATCAGATACAGATACAAAACGAGCCAAGCA GCAATTTGCTCAACGTTCACGCGTCCGAAAGCTTCAATACATAGCTGAACTCGAAAGACACGTTCAATCTCTACAG GCAGAAGGCTCTGAAATTTCTGCTGAGCTTGAATTTCTCAACCAGCAAAACCTTATTCTCAGCATGGAAAATAAATCCATGAAGCAACGTTTGGACAGTTTATCTCAGGAGCAGCTAATCAAATATT TCGAACATGAGGTATTGGAGAGAGAAGCAGGAAGACTGCGAGGCCTATATCAGCAGCAGCAGAAACCGCCACAACCACAGCAGCAGATATCTTCTAGCCATCGACGTGCCAAGAGTAGAGACCTCGATCAACAGTTAGCTAATCTTTCCCTGAAACTCAAGGAAACAAGTTCTGGTCAGGATTCTCTCTCTGGCCAGCTTCATATGTAG